The Corynebacterium pseudopelargi genome contains a region encoding:
- a CDS encoding 5-formyltetrahydrofolate cyclo-ligase has protein sequence MQPDSANPAAQKSQQRADFSARRKAMSPADRDTANRAILAYVEQLLHSTQAQRVAAYVPGALEPGGPELVEFLHQRCAELWLPCCLPKGVLQWGQYASPATLRPGRYNIPEPPAPYYPSSILEELDLIFVPALAASAKGIRLGKGAGFYDRALEGITTATALLLFQHEYPQDIATEAHDAGCDWTITPDKLWPNECRIFLP, from the coding sequence ATGCAGCCAGATAGCGCGAATCCAGCAGCCCAAAAATCCCAACAACGTGCCGATTTTTCCGCTCGCCGCAAGGCCATGTCGCCTGCCGATCGCGACACAGCCAATCGCGCCATCCTCGCCTATGTGGAGCAGCTTTTACACTCCACCCAAGCCCAGCGCGTGGCAGCCTATGTCCCAGGTGCCTTAGAACCGGGTGGACCGGAACTTGTGGAGTTTCTACACCAGCGTTGCGCAGAGCTTTGGTTGCCGTGCTGTTTGCCCAAAGGGGTGCTGCAGTGGGGCCAGTATGCATCTCCTGCCACCCTGCGTCCTGGGCGCTACAACATCCCCGAGCCACCTGCCCCCTATTACCCCAGCTCGATCTTGGAGGAGCTGGATCTGATTTTTGTTCCAGCCCTTGCCGCCTCTGCCAAAGGCATCCGCCTTGGCAAGGGAGCCGGTTTCTATGATCGCGCCCTAGAAGGGATCACCACTGCCACGGCATTGTTGCTTTTCCAACACGAATACCCGCAGGATATTGCCACCGAGGCCCATGACGCCGGCTGCGATTGGACCATTACCCCGGATAAACTTTGGCCGAACGAATGCCGAATTTTCCTACCCTGA
- a CDS encoding GNAT family N-acetyltransferase → MQRLLSWLEPAAQPGTGPRHPRHPGWKEFTPTLRVGTSSRFHRVCLHPLEFRHAQQWREQRMRNQAVLEAVEPTIHGTWEQAHSMQGWKQYFYPLNQSAFQGRAVPFAIVVDGQFAGQITLDELRGMPWQDCMVGYWVDAPLWGKGIATAACALAVDHAFRRIGVHRVQATYMPDNPASGAVLEAVGFEQEGLMRGNMHINGRWQDHFLVGLNRDRYTSTAVERLKRAGRVF, encoded by the coding sequence ATGCAGCGCCTTTTGAGCTGGCTTGAGCCCGCGGCGCAGCCTGGCACAGGGCCACGGCACCCGCGCCACCCTGGGTGGAAGGAATTTACCCCAACGCTTCGTGTGGGAACCTCGTCCCGATTCCATCGCGTGTGCCTGCATCCCCTGGAATTTCGCCACGCCCAACAGTGGCGTGAGCAAAGAATGCGCAACCAAGCAGTGCTTGAAGCTGTAGAGCCCACCATCCACGGCACCTGGGAACAAGCGCATTCCATGCAGGGTTGGAAGCAGTATTTTTATCCGCTGAATCAGTCGGCGTTTCAAGGCCGCGCCGTGCCCTTTGCCATCGTGGTCGATGGGCAGTTTGCAGGCCAGATCACCTTGGATGAACTTCGGGGGATGCCCTGGCAAGACTGCATGGTGGGCTATTGGGTCGATGCGCCTTTATGGGGCAAAGGCATTGCTACTGCTGCGTGTGCCTTGGCGGTAGATCATGCTTTTCGACGCATCGGTGTGCACCGAGTACAGGCCACCTACATGCCAGATAACCCCGCCTCGGGTGCGGTGTTGGAAGCCGTTGGCTTTGAACAAGAAGGCCTCATGCGCGGCAATATGCATATCAATGGCCGCTGGCAGGATCACTTCCTTGTGGGCTTAAACCGCGATCGCTATACCTCGACTGCCGTGGAGCGGCTCAAGCGCGCTGGCCGCGTGTTTTAG
- the glp gene encoding molybdotransferase-like divisome protein Glp, producing MRSVEQQLAIVEEAAVVPEPVRIAIAESLGLMCAEEVQATRPLPGFDQAVIDGYAIRAVDVGGERGLGRGSGPVPMEASLPVVGEVAAGSQKPLRLQPKQAVRVHTGAPIPALADAVLPLEWSDRGKKRVSATRPVRSGEFVRKAGDDITPGDVAISSGAIIGPAHIGLLAAVGRSKVLVYPRPRLSIISIGHELVDIDRDPGLGQVFDVNSYALAAAGRDAGADVHRVGIAAGEPRRIREIIEAQAVRSEIIVISGAVGGSGSEHVREVLQQIGEIDTTRVAMHPGSVQGFGMIAEDTPVFLLPSNPVSSLVIFETFVRPMIRLSLGKRNPKRRTVRARALNHVGSKAGRRGFVRARLMRDAETQDYLVEGLGAANGAPAHLLAGMSEANAMIQIPEEVTEIRPGDIVEVIFLSQGR from the coding sequence GTGCGCTCAGTTGAGCAGCAACTCGCCATCGTGGAAGAAGCAGCGGTGGTTCCTGAGCCTGTCCGCATTGCTATTGCGGAATCACTCGGGCTGATGTGCGCCGAGGAAGTGCAGGCCACTCGCCCCTTGCCGGGCTTTGATCAGGCAGTGATCGATGGCTACGCCATCCGTGCCGTGGATGTTGGTGGCGAACGCGGCCTTGGCCGCGGATCGGGGCCAGTCCCCATGGAGGCCTCCTTGCCCGTGGTAGGTGAGGTAGCGGCGGGTTCTCAAAAACCGCTGCGCCTGCAACCCAAACAAGCGGTGCGCGTGCACACCGGCGCCCCAATTCCGGCCTTGGCTGATGCGGTGTTGCCACTGGAATGGTCTGATCGAGGCAAAAAGCGCGTGAGCGCTACCAGGCCGGTGCGTTCGGGGGAATTCGTGCGCAAAGCCGGCGACGATATCACCCCAGGTGATGTAGCCATCAGCAGCGGTGCGATCATTGGCCCGGCACACATTGGACTGCTTGCAGCAGTAGGCCGCTCGAAGGTGCTGGTGTATCCGCGCCCGCGGCTTTCCATCATCTCTATTGGCCATGAGCTGGTAGATATTGACCGCGACCCCGGCCTAGGCCAGGTCTTTGATGTGAATTCTTATGCCCTTGCCGCCGCCGGGCGTGATGCGGGGGCTGATGTGCACCGCGTTGGCATTGCCGCCGGCGAGCCGCGCAGGATTCGCGAAATCATTGAGGCTCAAGCCGTGCGCAGTGAGATCATCGTGATTTCTGGTGCAGTTGGCGGCTCAGGGTCGGAGCATGTGCGCGAAGTGCTCCAGCAAATCGGCGAGATTGATACCACCCGAGTAGCCATGCACCCCGGCTCTGTGCAGGGTTTTGGCATGATCGCAGAAGACACCCCGGTGTTCCTGCTGCCTAGCAACCCGGTGAGCTCATTGGTGATCTTTGAAACCTTCGTGCGCCCGATGATCAGGCTCAGCCTAGGCAAGCGAAATCCGAAGCGGCGCACCGTGAGGGCCAGGGCGCTGAATCACGTTGGATCTAAAGCCGGCCGCCGAGGTTTTGTGCGAGCCCGGTTGATGCGCGATGCAGAAACCCAAGATTACCTGGTAGAAGGCTTAGGTGCAGCCAATGGTGCGCCTGCGCACTTGCTTGCCGGTATGTCTGAGGCCAATGCGATGATTCAGATTCCTGAGGAAGTCACAGAGATCCGCCCCGGCGATATCGTGGAAGTCATCTTCCTATCCCAAGGTCGCTAG
- the mscL gene encoding large conductance mechanosensitive channel protein MscL — protein sequence MLKGFRDFILRGNVVELAVAVVIGSAFTAIVTSFSDHLINPMIASLGGADVSGLGFYIRQGNEATFMDFGAVLTAFINFLIVAAVVYFVLIVPMNKLSQLQLLRRGVDEQSEDDAPVSIEAELLTEIRDLLRKEQGLAPRNSDAPESH from the coding sequence ATGCTCAAGGGCTTTAGAGACTTTATTTTGCGCGGCAATGTTGTAGAACTGGCCGTGGCCGTGGTGATTGGTTCTGCCTTCACCGCGATCGTGACCTCGTTTTCCGATCACCTGATCAACCCCATGATCGCCTCACTCGGCGGCGCCGATGTTTCTGGCCTGGGCTTCTATATCCGCCAGGGCAATGAGGCCACCTTCATGGACTTCGGTGCGGTGCTGACTGCCTTTATTAACTTCCTCATCGTGGCAGCAGTGGTGTACTTCGTGCTGATCGTGCCGATGAACAAACTCAGCCAATTGCAGCTGCTTCGCCGTGGCGTAGATGAACAAAGCGAAGATGACGCACCTGTTTCAATCGAAGCAGAACTGCTGACGGAAATCCGCGATCTGCTGCGCAAAGAGCAAGGCCTTGCCCCGCGCAATAGCGATGCCCCTGAGTCTCACTAG
- a CDS encoding UTP--glucose-1-phosphate uridylyltransferase: MTTPSEHNRCAVKTVVVPAAGMGTRFLPATKTVPKELLPVVDTPGIELIAEEAAQLGASRLAVITAPNKQEVLEHFKRFPHLEKTLESRGKDEQLAKVRRAAELIQAVAVEQPEPLGLGHAVGLAESVLDEEEDVVAVMLPDDLVLPTGAVEKMLEVRNELGGSVLCAFDVDEDEVVNYGVFEIEEVEYDGPHTVKRVRGMVEKPSKEAAPSTFVATGRYLLDRAIFDALRRITPGAGGELQLTDAIDLLIQEGHPVHIVVHEGKRHDLGNPGGYIPAVVDFGLAHPVYGPHLRQVLREILDEHGV; this comes from the coding sequence ATGACCACACCCAGCGAACACAATAGGTGCGCGGTAAAAACCGTCGTGGTGCCAGCAGCAGGCATGGGAACCCGATTCCTGCCCGCCACGAAAACCGTGCCAAAAGAGTTGCTCCCGGTAGTAGATACGCCGGGAATCGAGCTGATCGCTGAAGAGGCCGCGCAATTAGGGGCCAGCCGCCTTGCAGTCATTACTGCACCCAATAAACAAGAGGTACTTGAGCACTTCAAGCGTTTCCCGCATCTGGAAAAAACGCTGGAATCACGCGGCAAAGATGAACAGCTTGCCAAGGTTCGACGAGCCGCAGAACTGATCCAAGCCGTGGCCGTCGAACAGCCTGAACCCCTGGGGCTTGGCCACGCCGTGGGCCTGGCGGAGTCGGTCTTAGACGAAGAAGAAGACGTCGTGGCCGTCATGCTTCCCGACGACCTGGTGTTGCCCACCGGCGCGGTAGAAAAGATGCTTGAGGTCCGCAACGAGCTCGGCGGCAGCGTGCTGTGCGCCTTCGATGTTGATGAAGACGAAGTAGTCAACTACGGCGTATTTGAAATCGAAGAAGTGGAATACGATGGCCCGCACACCGTCAAGCGCGTGCGCGGCATGGTGGAAAAGCCCAGTAAAGAAGCAGCACCTTCCACCTTCGTTGCCACCGGACGATACCTACTAGATCGCGCCATCTTTGATGCCTTGCGCCGCATCACCCCAGGTGCCGGCGGAGAACTGCAATTAACCGATGCCATCGATCTGCTGATCCAAGAAGGCCACCCCGTGCACATCGTGGTGCACGAAGGAAAGCGCCATGATCTGGGCAATCCCGGCGGCTATATCCCGGCAGTGGTGGACTTTGGCCTCGCACACCCCGTCTATGGCCCGCATTTGCGCCAGGTGCTACGCGAGATCCTCGACGAGCACGGCGTGTAG
- a CDS encoding MogA/MoaB family molybdenum cofactor biosynthesis protein, translating to MNASEIFPNSQRDVDSRFDIEEPSEEFFKAQEQELFDAPRCALIVLVTDHTMRSGVDTDRLTAELLSEADFKVDGVVEVTKRRSEIRKAIETGVAGGVDLVLTVGGTGVGPRDHTPEVTRDLLDKNVPGIAQALRASGLACGAVDACTSRGIAGVSGSTVIVNLAASRAAIRDGMATLPPLVHHLIDQLRRASMDV from the coding sequence GTGAATGCTTCTGAGATCTTCCCCAATAGCCAACGCGATGTAGATTCGCGCTTCGATATCGAAGAGCCCTCCGAGGAATTCTTCAAAGCCCAGGAGCAGGAGCTTTTCGACGCCCCACGCTGCGCATTAATCGTGTTAGTCACCGATCACACCATGCGCTCAGGTGTAGATACCGATCGTTTGACTGCGGAGTTGCTCAGCGAGGCCGACTTCAAGGTCGATGGAGTTGTAGAGGTAACCAAGCGCCGTTCGGAAATCCGCAAAGCCATTGAAACGGGCGTGGCCGGTGGTGTGGACTTGGTGCTCACCGTCGGCGGCACCGGCGTTGGGCCTCGCGATCACACCCCGGAAGTCACTCGCGATCTGCTTGATAAGAACGTCCCCGGCATCGCCCAGGCCTTACGCGCTTCTGGCCTGGCCTGCGGGGCAGTGGATGCCTGCACATCTCGTGGCATCGCTGGTGTGTCTGGATCCACGGTGATTGTGAATCTTGCTGCATCGCGTGCTGCTATTCGTGATGGCATGGCCACGTTGCCGCCCCTGGTGCACCACCTGATCGATCAATTGCGACGCGCCTCCATGGATGTCTAG